The window GACGACGCGCATCACCGGGTTCTTTGGCTCTTCATGATGCTCTTCGTGCGGCTTGAGCAGCAGCGCCGCCATCGCGGGCGACAAGGTGAGCGAGGTGAGCAGCGAAAACACCGTCGCCGCCGCGATCGTCACCGCGAACTGCTGATAAAAGATGCCGGGGATGCCGGGGACGAAGGCGGTCGGCACGAACACCGCGACGAGCACGAGCCCGATCGCGATCAGCGCGCCCGACACTTCCTCCATCGTCCGGTGCGCGGCTTCGCGCGGACTGAGGCCTTCGCGGATATGCTTTTCGACCGCCTCGACGACGACGATCGCGTCGTCGACGACGATCCCGACCGCGAGCACCAGTGCGAAGAGCGACAGCGAGTTGATCGAGAAACCGAGCGCGAGCTGGACCGCGAAGGTGCCGACGAGCGCCACCGGAATCGCGACGATCGGGATGATCGCGGCGCGCCAGGTCTGCAGGAAGACGAGCACGACGAGCACGACGAGGAAGATCGCCTCGACGAGCGTTTCCTGCACCGCGGTCACCGACGCCTGGACATATTCGGTCGGGTTGAAGGGGATTTCATATTCGAGTCCCGGGGGGAAGTCGGCCGAGGCCTTCTTCACTTCCTCGAGCACGAGGTTCGCCGCGTTGAGCGCATTGGCACCCGGCTGCTGGATCACCGCCATGCCGACGCCTTCGCGGCCGTTGAACACGCCGCGCACGCCATAGTCCTGCGCGCCGAGCTCGACGCGCGCGACATCCTTCAGCCGGGTGATCGCGCCGTTCGTCGTGTCGGTCTTGATCACGACATTGGCGAACTGGTCGGGGGTGACGAGGCGGCCCGGGACTTCGACGGGCAGTTCGAACGCCGGATTGCCCTTGCCATAGGGCGGGGCGCCGACCGAACCGCCGGCGACCTGGACATTCTGGCTTTGCAGCGCGGCGACGATTTCGGGCGCGGTCAGGTTGCGCGCCGCGGCCTTGTCGGGGTCGATCCACACGCGCATCGAATAATAGCCGCCGCCGAAGATCTGGACGCCGCCGACACCTTCGAGGCGGAGCAGGCGGTCGCGCAGCGTCGAATTGGCGTAGTTGCCGACATAGTCGGTGTCGATCGCCGGATCGGTCGAGGTCAGCGCGACGATCATCAGGAAGCCCGATTCCTGCTTGTTCACCTGCACGCCGATCTGGCGCACCTGTTCGGGCAGGCGCGGCTCGGCGAGCGCGACGCGGTTCTGGACCAGCACCTGCGCGGCATCGAGGTCGGTGCCGGGTTCGAAAGTCACGGTGATCTGCGCGGCGCCCTGCGTCGAGCTGCTCTGGATATAGAGCATATTCTCGACGCCGTTGATCTCCTGCTCCAGCGTCGAGGCGACCGTTTCGGCGATCGTCTCCGACGAGGCGCCGGGATAGGCGGCGGTGATGCTGATCGTCGGCGGCGCGATCTCCGGATATTGGGCGAGCGGAAGCTGCGGATAGGCGAAGGCGCCGATCAGCGTGATGAAGATCGCGATGACCGCCGCGAAGATCGGGCGGTCGACGAAGAAGCGGCTGATATTCACTTGCTGTTCGCCCCGCCCTTCGCGGCGGGCGCGGCCTTGGCCGTCAGCACCTTGCCGTCAGCCGCGATCGTCCCGGCCTGCACCTTGGCGGGCTGGCCCGGCCGCGCGCGCTGGAGGCCGCCGACGATGATGCGGTCCTTCGCGGTGACGCCGGTCTTGATCACACGCAGCCCGTCGACGACGGGGCCGAGGGTGACCGGGCGCGCCTGCACCACATCCTTGGGGCCGATGACGTAAACGACGCGGCGCGCGCCGTCGGTGACGATCGCGGTGTCGGGGAGCAGGAAGGCCGGACGCGGCGCCGAGGCGGCGAGCTGGAGCTGGCCGAACAGGCCCGGGCGCAGCTTGCCGTCGGGGTTCTGGACGACCGCGCGCACGGCGATCGTGCCCGATCCGTTCGACAGCGCATTGTCGACGAAATCGATGCGGCCGTTGATGGCATAATCGTCGGCGCCCTGCAGCTTGATGCGCACCGGGGCGTTCTGCAGCGTGTCGCCGCGCCGCTCATAGTCGAGCAGGCTGGCTTCGGAACCCTGGAAGCTGAAATGGATGGGGCTGGTCGACACGATGGTGGTCAGGATCGTCTGGTCGGCGATCACCGAATTGCCCGGATCGACCAGGCGTTGCGACACGCGGCCCGAAATCGGCGCGGTGACGCGGGTAAAGCCGACGTTGAGCGCCGAGGCGCGAATCGCGGCATTGGCGGCGGCGACATCGGCCTCGCCGGTGCGGACGGCGGAGCGGCGCTGCTCGACTTCTTCCTGGCTCGC is drawn from Sphingopyxis sp. OPL5 and contains these coding sequences:
- a CDS encoding efflux RND transporter periplasmic adaptor subunit, with protein sequence MTLRFPIALSILLSLTLAACSGADDAQGGPPQLPVTAAAPLVRDVTEWDDYVGRFEAVDSVEVRPRASGYLQRAHFTDGQYVRAGQLLFTIDARPSQAALDQARAQLARAQATLANARTELARSTTLAASQAASQEEVEQRRSAVRTGEADVAAANAAIRASALNVGFTRVTAPISGRVSQRLVDPGNSVIADQTILTTIVSTSPIHFSFQGSEASLLDYERRGDTLQNAPVRIKLQGADDYAINGRIDFVDNALSNGSGTIAVRAVVQNPDGKLRPGLFGQLQLAASAPRPAFLLPDTAIVTDGARRVVYVIGPKDVVQARPVTLGPVVDGLRVIKTGVTAKDRIIVGGLQRARPGQPAKVQAGTIAADGKVLTAKAAPAAKGGANSK